TGCCAGCGGCTCGCTAACTGTCGTGTCTGTCCGTTCGCCCCCAGCGTTTGGGTTGAAATCGGGCCGTTTCCGCAGCGCGGTTTGGAGGGGAGAAACGGCACGTGGACCGCCTTGCTTGCTGGGCTGCTCGGGAGCtttccccggcccggcccggcccgtggggtctgccccggcagccccggaCCGGCGACGGGGAGCGGGAGGCTGGCCGGGGAAGAGACAGGCAGCGGCGGCGTGGGAGAAGCCGCGCTGAGGGGCAGCCTGCCTCCCCAGCGGCCCGGGCCGCCCGAGCGGGAGCGGCTGAGGCGCGTCCCGGCCTAACGCGGCGTCCCAAGGTGTGTGCCGGTAAGACGCCGCgagaggcggggggcggcggcttTCCCGCTCGGCTTGGTGCACCTGGCTTGTACCATCGGTCACCAGCAAGTTTTTTGTAGGGGTAGCGCTTCCAAACAACTTGCTGCACTTCCTTTTATGCTTGCTCCAAGCATAAGATTTTAAAGcgcagtttggggtttttaactCAAAACATATTGTGGCAGTTGATATGCTCTGAACTTTGATATGATGTGGTGTGTCATGTTGTATACTTAAAGTTACCAGGTAAAGAAGATAGGTTAGATCCGTAGAGTAGTTTCCAAGTTGCATATATCTGCTATTAACACGTTTTGAAAGGTAAGTAAAGCTGGAGATTTTGATAAAAGGATTTGCCCAAGTCAGATGTGCTAACTTCTAGAAAAGGCTTTCACTCAGTTAAGAATACTTCAGATTTTTATTGATCCAGAATGTGGATACGTTTTGATGTTAGAGCTATGTCTGTGTAATGGTGCAGTCAATGCACCATCGCATTTCATGGTTCATACTGAATTACGGGTGTAGGAACAGGTGTCTGAGCAATTTTCAAGAAGCTAGGTGTGTCTAGATAAATTTCCTTATGTCAGTTTCCCGTGTTTCTTGCATGAAATTTGTTTCAGATTTGATCCAGTGTTTAGAAAGTAGTTACTTAAAAATTCCTTTGTAGGATTATATGTTAACATGTATATGCTATAATCAAATATTTATTGTACCGATGTGTTGCCATTTTGCAGCTGAATACAGCTGCATATGCTATTAGAATATAAGAAATGGCTGTTGTGCATGTGGTGAGAAGACTTAAGCTACCACTAGTCTCTTTTTGCTTTGTCTCTAAGTATATGTTTATAAGACTTTGCCTTAAAAGGAATACAGTAGCATGCTCCAGGCAAAAGATTCTTTTTAGGTACatctaatatttcattttttattgatgATTAACCAAATGTCCTTTTGCAGCctcacaagaaaaagaaacccttcaTAGAGAAGAAGAAAGCGGTAACATTTCACTTAGTGCACAGAAGCCAGAGGGATCCACTTGCTGCTGATGATACTGCACCCCAGAGAGTTCTGCTGCCTACACAGAAAGTAAATACTCACTTTTAATATTGAGGTTCATTCCGATAAGAAATGCTGCAGGAGAGAAAAGTGGATATGCAGTTGTACAATTCAAAAACATAGCCTGAGAGAAGGTAGTTTTTAGTccagtttattaaaaagaaggGGATGTTGTAGGGAATTTGGTAGTTGTGAGTTACTACCTGATGGGTTGAAGGATGACTAACTGGCATTAGGgatataaatgtattaaaaaaaaaacaacaaagattgCCTGACCCACCCTGAAAAAACAGGCTTTGTTGGTTATGCTGCTTATGGAAGAAGCTGTTTAAGGTCCTGCTGAGTCCAGCACCCAAACACTGAACCAGTGGTATAACCAGATGGTTACAACGTTCTAAGTGGCTGTGTGTTAGGGCAATGAGTGGAGAGGGGACTACAAGGACTTTAGAATTCAGGCATTCTCAATAGATGtgttacttttctttttgctaataAGTTTTAAATGGACTTAAGTAactaaatgtatttctttttacaatTCCAAGGGGCATGAGGAGCAAAGGAGGGAAGAGCAGCGGAAGTATGGAGTCTTCTTTGATGATGACTATGACTATTTGCAGCATCTAAAAGAAGCATCTGGTCCCTCTGAGCTTGTCCCTTCTGTGTGTGGACGGCAAAGCAGAATTGTTGTCACAAGTGAGGGGCACATAGAAGACGAAATTCAGCGAGTTCCAGTAAGTAGTATTTTTGCTAATAATAATCTTACACTGTTCTTTGGAGTTTAGCATCCTGTAGACACATTAACCATATTCAACATGACTGtgatctacatatatatatatatatatatatatatatataggatcCTTTTGACCCACAACCAGACTTCCCTACAAGTAAAAACAAAAGTTGACAAGCCAAAGTTTGTTGATGAACAGTATTTTGCTACCACAGTGTTAAAACACTTTATGTACCCATGACAGGCTTTTCTTGACAGAGATGGCTTACAAAGGTATTTGTTTGAACAAGTAATATGTTTTTCTGGTGTtgacatttgtttttaaggtttttaGAACTTTTGAATGCTCTGGGAGTTACGAATATACCAGGTTGTTCTACCAGTACACCATGTTTTTAAAGTGGAATGTAATAGAACCcagagggaataaaaaaaaaaacttttcaattGCTGGCATAACTTTTGGAATTCCATGATGCTAGATCATGTTGGAATAGAAAATCAATAAGTAATTTCAAGCAATGAAGTATGCAGTTGCCAGTCAGTCACTTTTAATTCAGGGAGTTTGGTTTAACCAAATACTGTAATTTTAGTCAAAGCCAATGTTCTTAGTCAGAAATACCTTTCAGGTACAGTTTGGTGATACTACATaagatttaaagttattttagATGTGCATGTTAGTAATCTTTTAATAAGCCTTTCAATAAAGTGGTAATTTCAAATGTGTGTTAGTgttctccaaaacaaaacaaaaaaaaccccaaatttccTTGTGCCTGCTGTACAACCATTCTCTAAAAAGCTTCAGAGATGCAAAAATACTGTCTCTACACCTGGAGAATATTGACATGAGAATTAATGCTGCCAACACTTTACATAGCTTTCGTTGCATAACTTTGAAAATTTGCCACCGATACAGTAGCGCTTGTCTTAATGTTTAAGTAGCACTCACAGAGTTTCTTTTGGTCACATGATTATCTGCACATTTTTGTTAATGTGAGCTCAAATGAGAAACTGAGAACAAGTATATTGtgatgttggggttttgtttctttttctaaggcTCCATCTATTAAGTTGCCTTCCTCAGTGTTTGCCACAGAGTTTGAAGAGGATGTGGGCTTGTTAAATAAAGCTGCTCCTGTTTCAGGTATCATTAAATCTTTTACCTTTCTGTAATGTGAACTGCCATCTAGGTACTAGATGGTAATTATGGCTTCGATTACAGTGTCATATTAGTTTTGGTTTAGAATAGGCTCAATAGCAGACATAAAGAATGATCTATAAAAGACCTATGTTTCAATCTGAGACCTATTTCTGTGATTCACCAATAATAGCTTTTTAGCTTTGCTTGGGGGGGCAGAATCCATGAGCTCTTACTGTTGTGTAGCAAATATAAACTAATAATAGGGGGAAACTGTAGATGCTACTATTGATTTATTACTTCATCTGTTTGAATCCAAGTCTGGAACTGGATTTTTCACTCTCAAAATTTCGCTTCTTTTCAAATGCTGAGTGGTGTTTACTTTCCTTCATTAGTATTATTTCAGTGTTACAGGCTGTAAGTATGCTTTTGTTATGTATCCATGCTTGCACTGAACATTCACTTTACAGCTGTCTTAATATTTTATAACAGGAATTGTGGTAGTTCGCTCTGTCCTGACAGAAGGACGCTAAAGACACTTCTGTTAATTGCAGTAGAGAAACACTTTCTGACCTTTTGTAACGTAGGGAATTTTAGGGGGTGGGAGCTAGGGTTGGCAGTTGATCATACAGTACTTTAACttggatattttttcttctacaaTATTCTAagtaaaacatattaaaatacatttacgGAAGCTTAAGACCTCTGGGGAATGTTCTTTTCTGGATGAGGAAAATTGACAAGAGGCTGGTGGCTTGCCCTGGCTTGTGTCAAATCTACAAATATTATTGAGGGATTTTGTGATTCTTAGGTTTAATCTTTCCTTAGTGCAAATTAACAGTCTAGTTGGATTGGTTTTTATCCAGGAAAGTAGCTTCGTAATGTCAGATAAACTTACATatttatgttttgggttttttttaactttctaggACCACGGCTAGATTTTGACCCTGATATTGTTGCAGCTCTTGATGATGATTTTGACTTTGACAATCCAGAAAATATCCTGGAAGATGATTTTGTTCTGCAAGCAAATGAACCACAGAAAGGGTACATAGAGCTTTGTAGAACTGTTTGTCATATGTAATTAGGAATGATGCTATTTGTTGTTTCATGTGTTGTTGTAGGAAGCAAGAATGGTTTCAGGTTTCAAATTGAATACTTAGGtgtgttaaaggaaaaaatatgacCTTGTGTTATATGGGTGGTAGCTTACAAAATCACATTTTCATGTGTTATCCACGAAATGGGTTTCATTTGTTACTTTGAGCTCATGGATTATATGTATTTGTTTACAGATGCAACGTATGGAATAATAGGATTCTTGAACTATTTAAAACATTACCATCTGTCACGTTTAAAATATGTCAGTAATAATATTGATGAACGCTTTCATTTGTTACTTTGAGCTCATGGATTATATGTATTTGTTTACAGATGCAACGTATGGAATAATAGGATTCTTGAACTATTTAAAACATTACCATCTGTCACATTTAAAATATGTCAGTAATAATATTGATGAAGGCTAACGGATGTTTCCAGAGCCTTTACAAATGCTTCATGTGATACCCCACTGCATAttgtttctttaggttttggtATCATTCTTGCCATTCTATGAACAAAGAGAAATTTTGCTAGTTTTAATATTCAAGAATGCAGctagtatttttgtttttccactttgaCATGTTTAGCTGAATGTAAACATAACCTCACTCTCAGTGTACAGATATGTGATCCAACCGTTaccagaaatgttttcagctttcAGACAAAAGTAGTATTATGCTGACTTCGGCAACACcgttacttgtttttcttttactggcttgaaaataatccttttttatCTTTGCTTCTCAAGATTTAAATCTGTTATTGCCAAATTATTTCAGATAACCCAACATTGGTCAGAGCTGTGGAAAGGTCCGTGTTTTATTGTAAAACTGTTTTATGCTTCTGTTCAGGGGATCAGATGCTAAGGATGAAGATGAATGGGAAGATGTGGAGGATAATAGTGATGAAAAGGATAGTTGCAGTAATGATAAAGACTATGATTCAGAAGGTCCTTTATCAGATGATGGGCTTAATGAACAgacaaaagaatttctttttatgcAAGAAGAAACTAGGAGTCGTTTCACAGAATATTCTATGACATCTTCAGTAATGAGAAGGAATGAGCAGTTAACCCTGTTGGATGACAGATTTGAGAAGGTGAGGCAGTTCAAGAACGTAACTGTTAAACATAAGGGTGTTAAATGCTTCTTTGTCTTTTGATTCATCTCATGAAGTGGTGTCCTGTATGCCTGTGCAAACTCTTACTGCCTTCATAGTCAGGGCATCAAACAGCTTGTTCTTTGCACATACTCCGCATTTAATATTGTGTGCAACAAGTGGCTTGTATTGCATAGGTTATAGTGTTAATTGCTATTAAAAGGCCTAACACTGATATAGTTAAACAAAGTTATTCCAGTCGCTACGGTGAGCATTCATAGTTGGTGTTACGCTTCTGTCTGAGAGGCTCAGTTCAACGCAGCAAATCATGTACAAGTGCCTGGTAAAGACTCACTTCTTTCACCCTTTGTCCCCACTGTGCCAAATATACATTCACAAAGTGATGTCAGAGCAGTGGAAATACGGTGTAACTTTTGTCCTGAGCAGTGACAGGTTTTTTAATGTACAGATTGAAATAATGCATCGGAATAAGAAACATTTTCCAGAAGCTGATttatatattattaaaatataactttGTGACTCCTGTGCTGAAAGAATACTGACAGTAAGGAGGAAATCCTACTGCAGATGTGTTTGGCAGTTGTTCAGCAAATAATAGGGGAGACGAAAAAGGGGCAAATAGAAATAAATGTGTAGATCTTCTTTAAGCTATCAAGAAGTTGCACGACAAATGCGATCTAATTACAGATATCCActtctttattttagttttttgaaCAGTTTGATGAAGATGAAATTGGAGCCTTGGATAATGTGGAGTTAGAAGGCTATATTAACACGGACAATGCTCGGTTGCAGGAAGTCCTCAATGATTActacaaagagaaagcaaaaaagtgTGTATTCCCAGAAGTACTGCTTCACATAAGTAGTTATGTAATCCTGTGTTTATATTGAAAGTTTGGGTATGTTGTTTCCAGTTCATGTACTCAAAGATTACATTCCACAATAAAAGCAGCTACGTATGagtattaacaatttttttttttagtgtcactGAATGTTAATCTTAGTTTATGAGATAATAAAATTAAGTGGAGGCATTTTGTTGGTTTATGTGAGATTATGCTCCTTTTGTATAATTGTATTGAATTTAGTGTGAGTAATATCTAGAGgcattcttcctttccctttttagtGTAACTTACTTTTCTCCTTATacctttacttttgtttttaacgGACTCTGTAGCCAAGTAGATTCTGTGCTGCTGGTATGCAGCTGATTCCACTGTATACCTGGTTACATGATAATAAACTCACAGGCGATTGTTGCATGGGCACCACTGTTCAGAGCACTGCAAAAGTCAGTGCTTATAGAGCAACCCCGTGTCAATGTAAGACTGCATTTCCACAGTATATTCACTGTGTCTTAAAGCAGATGATATTATCCCAAAGTTAAATGGCTAAATGTTCTCACATTAGTCTTGTGTTTCCTGATTGAAAGATATGGTAATATGTCCCTTGTAGTGAAAGACGACTGGTCAGTAGCAGAGTACGTAATGACCTCTAGAGCTGCCTTGTTACAGACTAAAAAGTATACCCTCTTCTCTTCCTGCCCTCCAATCACAAATATTGTGTGCCAcataattttgaaatgcagaaatacttCTTTTGTCAACTATGTCTCTTGTCCTaaagttttggtttattttggggATTCCTTTACTTAAGGAAACTTATTTTTGCTGCAAGTTTCGTTAGGAATAGCTTTCTTTGGTTTGGGGAGACTGTGTTTACATAATTACACGCTTTCAGGAAAAGATaaaccttatttttttcttctctggactTCTTCAAAGTTGTGTGAAATTGGATGCTCTTGAGCCCTGTGAAGATGTAGACGCTCCTGTGAATGCAGaaagtgaggaagaaaaggaagaaatagtagCTGTAGTTATCGAGGAACCAAAAGAAAAGTGGGATTGCGAATCCATTTTGAGTAAGTATTTTGGAGTTTACTTGTTTGTTCCTAGGATTTCAAAGTAAATGATAGGTGATCTCAGAACTTTTCTAACAGTGCTTTAGGTAAAATGGTTTATGATTCTGGAGCACAACAGCAGGAATTCTTGCTAGATAAAACTACTGCTTTTGCGTGGATAACTTAATTCTTGCAATTTTATATCTTCAAACACTAAATAGTAGTACAATTCATAACAATTTACCTAATTTCTATTTGCAAGCCTTTcttcactatctttttttttttttctctttgtgattTAGGTACATATTCAAACTTATATAATCACCCAACACTTATTAAGGAGCCATCAAAGGTAAAATCATTAAACTTATTCTGAGTAAATACCTGGCTTGGGAAAATTTGAGACAAATGTGATTGTTTTCTCAACAgatatctgtttttaaaagaaggagGGAGTAGAAAAGAGGGTTGGGGAGGGTGTTAGCCTCTGGTATTCCTTCTTCACTGAAGAAGGgtttggatatatttttttctatggGAAGGAAAGTTGAGTAAGTTCAAAATTTCTGTAATAGCTAGGCAGAAACATAAGAGAGCAAGGAACTTACTTTCTTGTTATCTGTGATTATACCTTTGTGTAATCTGTGTCTCACAACCAcatattagggtttttttcttgaaaataggCTTGTATTTCCCTTCTACAGTTTGAAACCATTTATTCTAGTTCTTTGGCCTTCCAGGCGTTCCCCATCATTAGAGCACAGCTTGATGTACCAGATGTGTGAGATTTTGAAAGGAAACCTTCTTCCTGAAAGCttataaaggaatattaaaagcctacttaagtttttttttttcagtaatatttaaataaaagggaGAAACTTTTTCTTGTTCTGGGAGGCCAGATTCTGCTCACAGGTGTGTTTGATTTCTTACTTTGGGATCAATGTGCATTTTTCTGAGGGAAGAAAATAGCTTGAGGAAACTTACATGTTTATTACTGTTAAATCTGAATCTAATGTTTTTATACTGATAAGGCAGTGTGATGTGCACTTCCTGGAGAGAAAACTAGGGACCATTAATACATATGCGCTCTCTATTTTAGCCCAAACCAATAAAAATTTCCCAGAAGACCGGAATTCCCCTACATGTCTTGCCTCAGAAAGGTCTTACTGCTAAGCAGATTGAACGCATGCAAATGATTAATGGCAGTGACCTGCCAAGAGCATCAACACAGCCCCGTTCCAAAGATGAGAGCAAAGAGGATCGCAAAGCTAGAAAACAGGCAATAAAAGAGGAGCGAAAGGTACGCCTTACTTTCAATAAAACCCTGCAAAACCATGTTATATTATTTGGATTCTGTCCTATGaacctttttttaaagctcattcGTTCTTGTGTctgaaaattaatgggaaaaactTGCTGGTCTCaaagggtgtcgtggtttaacctggcaggcagccaaaataccatgcagccgctcgctcactccccccgcccccccagcgggacggggagagaatcggaagggtaagagtgagaaaaactcgtgggttgagataaagacagtttaataggacagaaaagggaaaataatgataataaataatgatagaatatacaaaatgagtgatgcacaatgcaattgctcaccacccgcgctgaccgataaccaagtagcgatcggtacttcctggatcacgcctacccttcatatactgagcatgacgtcacatggtatggaataccccattagccagctgggctggctgtcctgattatgttccctcccatcttgtgtacctagctcagtcagtaggcacgggagctgtccttggactaggagggcacttagcaacaactgaaaacatcagtgtgttatcaacattcttctcgtactaaatccaaaacacagcactaggaagaaatttaaccctatcccagccgaaaccaggacaaagggcTAAttattgcttctttaaaaaaaaaatctactggaaagaaagttaacctCATAGTTTTGTCATCCTGATTTCCTATATGGAAATTTTGGTCTGTTATTGTGGCCACTATTACATATATAACTTCAGAAGGAGCCCTCGTATTTCCTTATTATCTAGGGAAGCAAAGACAACAGTTATGATGTTTCAGATCACACAAAGTGAAAAGTCTGtgaaagaaatgtggaaaatctAATTGGCCACAATGATATACTAGTTGTTTTATTTAGGAACAGAAATTGCCAGCATACTAGAAGCTTCAGCTAATTAAAGATGATAATCCTGGTGGTACACATATTAATTTGACTACTAATAATTACTGCCATAAATAATAATATTGTCCAGATTGCTGCTGTCTTCATGATCTAGAACTGTTAATTGGGATGGTTTCTTTATGCATGTTACGCCTATTTTGTAAACTTGTAATTATTCGTATGCACAGGAACGCAGAATGGAGAAGAAAGCCAACAAGCTAGCCTTCAAATTGGAGAAAACGAGGCAAGAAAAAGAGTTGCTcaatctgaaacaaaacattcaagGACTGAAGCTGTCTTGATGAAACCGAGGAACTTATTGTGGAAACATCCTTAAGTTTTCGTTTGTATTGAGAAGGGAACTGCTGACTCAAAGCTTTGCCGATCATACTCAGAGGGGGTTATTCAGATGTTGCTGTAACAAGAACCAGTAATTTGTCATTCTTTCTGAAATGAAGTTATACATAAAACAATGTATTAGTGATGTCTATTTTGTTATGAGTGACATGGCAACTGTTGCAAAGTTTCATTACAgcagaaatgcattaaaattacaaaaaaaatttttcttacaAGCTATCACTGGAcaaagttttttatatatatatatttgttgaaTGTATTCAACAAATCAGCAGAATCCTACAGATTTGATCTGATTAGATTCttctattaaattatttcagtttgcaAAGCAATATATCCATTTATGTCTTCTCTCCCTTATACTGATGGTTAAATATAGTGCCTTACTGATATAGCACAGTTTTgtaagtcaaggatttttcacCCACTCCTGAGTTCTTTTCTGGGTTGGTTATTTATTGTTTGGGTACTATTATGAAAGATGTAAAATAACCTTTTGTAAACAGAGGTGTCTGAAAAGCTGTTGTCTGGCTACTCATCCCTGTTACCTAACCTGAGTTTTGCATTTCTTAGCAAATAAGATCTGTCGCAACAAATGTTGCAGTGGCAGTAGTCGGTGACCCTTACTGTTGCTGTTGAAATCAGCTTTGCTGAAAGTACTCAGCCTGCGTAGTATGGCAAACAAAACAGCAGATACTTAGAAAAACACTGTATGTTGCAGATAGCCATTGTCTTGATTTTCCTGAAATACTATTCTTCAGGTCTTGCATTCAGCTTGGG
The genomic region above belongs to Calonectris borealis chromosome 3, bCalBor7.hap1.2, whole genome shotgun sequence and contains:
- the LTV1 gene encoding protein LTV1 homolog — its product is MPHKKKKPFIEKKKAVTFHLVHRSQRDPLAADDTAPQRVLLPTQKGHEEQRREEQRKYGVFFDDDYDYLQHLKEASGPSELVPSVCGRQSRIVVTSEGHIEDEIQRVPAPSIKLPSSVFATEFEEDVGLLNKAAPVSGPRLDFDPDIVAALDDDFDFDNPENILEDDFVLQANEPQKGGSDAKDEDEWEDVEDNSDEKDSCSNDKDYDSEGPLSDDGLNEQTKEFLFMQEETRSRFTEYSMTSSVMRRNEQLTLLDDRFEKFFEQFDEDEIGALDNVELEGYINTDNARLQEVLNDYYKEKAKNCVKLDALEPCEDVDAPVNAESEEEKEEIVAVVIEEPKEKWDCESILSTYSNLYNHPTLIKEPSKPKPIKISQKTGIPLHVLPQKGLTAKQIERMQMINGSDLPRASTQPRSKDESKEDRKARKQAIKEERKERRMEKKANKLAFKLEKTRQEKELLNLKQNIQGLKLS